CACAAAGAAAGACGAAAAGCTTCCCCTGGAAGGACGTTTTCTGTGTGTGGTTGACACGGCAGGGCAAAGACTCAGGACAGATTTTCCTGAGGTCCGCCATTTTTCTGTCTCCTGCTGCTCTGCGGCAACGTCAGTCTCCTACCGCGTGATGGTGCTCGCGTGCCCAGCAAGCGAAAAAAATCCAGCAGCCGGAGTCATCTTCGATGAcgtaggaaaagaaaaacaggaaatccGAAACTAAATGTTCGGGGCTTTTCAAGGCAAAGGTGGCTAAATTTCGGAGATAAAACCCGGGCTTCCACCAATTCAAAGTTATTTCTACTGCACCAGGAGGCGCGTGGCTGTGTGCTCGCAACAGTTTAGGTCAGTATACGTGTAATTTCTCGTTCTTTTAGTCTCTTCTTAGTGCCGCTAGGTTCGAGGTTGCAGTTCCGCATCTAGAGGCATGACTGTCAGGTGAAACAATTGCTAACTTTTCTGAGCATAAGGTTATGGCTTGAGAAATGGGTTTGACGTTGAATAACTTTGCTAGCAGGCTAAGTCACAACAGCTAATAAACATTTCGAACTTAGTTGTAAGTTAGATGCAAATTATAACTTTAGCCATACGAAGTAGTTTCTAAAGCCtccttattaaaaaaaatcaattagaATTCATAGGTGAGTAGATTAAGGCACGATTCCTGTGTATATTAGTGGTAACCGATTGACAGCAAATAAATGTACATTGATTGGTCAACTATAGTGACAATAACATAGTTgtaaaatacagtttatttacACTTGTTTATAACGCTCTATTTGTTTTAGCTTGATTTATTTCGAACATGACTGGAAAATAATAGAGTTAAAAGAACACGAATACAACTCTGATATAGTGATGTATTCGAGCCTCCATTATCTTAAAGCCTAACGAAGAGTATGTCTAATATGCATGTTGTGCATCAAATACAAATACCCAAGaactataaaaatgtaaaaccctCCTTGTTTAAACACTGTTTCAGTTAAATAGCTTCGAATCTTTTAAGTTAGTACATTTTTGGACATCCCTGCATTTCTCCACTGAGACTAATCCACCTTTCACTCTACATACTTATagaatcaaaatattttcattgttgTTATATCGCTAAAAATTTCAAGATTATATTTTCATCTCTGGTCATAGCTgccactgaaaacattttcagtgttgtgtCTTACTTTGTACATTATTTGTGTAGTTTTGTATTTGAGCAGATCAACAAATCTTTgcacatttgatttttaaaattgtatatttttcacaaacGCCAACATTGTTAACCATGCTCACTgctcttttttgtaatttttttgcagttttatagTTAACGGTTTAAGTGCTGTTTTATGGCGAGTGAGTGACATCTACTCAACACTCCAGATCTGAGGACAGTGTTTGGAGTGATTTGTGATTTCACAACAAGTGTATTCTCAAGACTCCACTGGACAAATGCATCCCATTCATAAACAATCCTTCCTAGAgtaatttgcattaaaattctACTTATCATGGCAATTGGTAAGAGGTTATCAAAATAACCTTGGACAATTGCTATAAGTCATTGACTTTGTAGCAATATCTCCTTCTTGGGAAGCATGTGCTGACATCGGACGATTGTTAACATAAATCATCTAttaactttgcagcaatccttCATTCTGAGCAAGAATGAAATAAGCAGTTTAATTGGAAGCTAGTTCTGTATAATATAAATTCATaagtacaataaaataaacaaagatttgTTTTCACATCAGTTAAAAGTAAACtaattaaagtatttaaagttttaggTCACCAAGCACAGAACCACacatttttgtataaatttttttttaatattctgccTTGTTGAACCTTTTGGAGAGATTTTCATTGGCAAAAAGggatgaaatatgtttttatttttttctaaaatcaccACAGTGTTTAATATGAAGTCATATGCCTTTGCACATAATAATAACACAGCTGTGTAGAAAACAGGCAAACTGCTTGTTAAGAAAGATCACTTAAATCAAAAGTAGGGATATATAAATGTTGGCTTTTGTTAATTTGGCTTAGTGAATTAATGGAGGAAATTAAAGTGTTGCTATGTTGATATGAGGAAGTTAAAATGGgtgtttaaaaaggaaatgaggTAAATAGATGTTTTTAACCTGTTAATATATAGATTGATATActgtattaattatttttttctttgtcttgtcaTCTGAGTTTGAATAATAGTGTGCCATCCATTTTACAGAAACTAATAATTCTTTCAGAAGCTGTATCATTGAATCAAATTATCAACATCTTTGTATAATTGGGTTGAATTGGcttttgtgttgtatttgttgTGAGCTGGCACCATATAACTTAACTGTTGAACTGAAAATCATTTCAactgtcataaaataaaaaacttttgaaacatttttctgtcagtGTAAAGAGCAATTATTAgttcaatttaataaaaaaaggtatTGATTTTTGTCTTCTAGCTTCGATTTGGCACTCAAACACTGTACAGATGGCTTGCTGTGAAAGCAATAAGGGGAGTTTGGAGGAGGACAGCTATGACGGACCAGTTGGACCTCTATCCGAATGTGCCTTGTTAATGCAGGAAAAAGAAAGGGAATCCCTTTTAAGCCCATCGGAGAGTCCTGGCACTTTAATGAACAGCTCATCTAGTAGTCTTCAGAACACTGCCCCACTTCAGGGTTATGATGTGGAATTTGACCCACCCCTTGAGAGTAAGTATGAGTGCCCAATCTGCCTGATGGCCTtaagaaatgccattcaaacaCGGTGTGGTCACCGATTCTGCAAGAGCTGCATTGAGAAGTCTATTCGGTAAGTTATTGTCTTGTATTTTAGACTACATCAAATAACTGAAATAGGATTTAACCAAATTgttaatgcaaaacaaaaggtTTATTCTTGaaggatttttgtttattttttattagcagCACAGTCGTCTGTAAATTCCCTAGTCCTAATAATATGCTTCACTTTTGTGAAtataatgaaacatttcaattgtttttctgCCCAAATATAAAGCCCCATTTGGATGCAGATTATGTTAATGCCCTGCCTAATTAATTGCTACTTTTCCTCTTGCAAAACAGTGATGCAGGACAGCGGTGCCCTGTGGACAATGAAATGCTGTCAGAAGACCAACTGTTTCCTGATAATTTTGCCAAAAGAGAGATTCTATCGCTAACTGTTCGTTGTCCAAACTCTGGCTGCACTGACAAAATGGAGCTCCGACATTTAGAGGTTAGAAGtttaatggaagaaaaacacatttctgatgCAGTTCATCCAACAGAATAAATATGACAATTCCATCGAGCTTTTTTTGTGAAAGGACATTGATTTGCAAGTTTAAAGAGATTTGGATGCTTGCATTCAGTTCcaagatgaaaaacaatttttaggTTGCAAAGACCTTATTTTACTAATCATTACAGCAACCACATACTCTCTGTGATTGTTCTGTTTCCGCTAACAGTATTCAGTCTTTTTGCATTCTGCAGTCATTATTTTTTGCTAGTATTCCCTCTgcttaaattacattaaaatatttctgatccATGTGCTACATTGAATTTTATATCCTGTCTACTTTAAGtaacaaatttatttctgtcCCATCTTCTTTTTACCTTAAGTGACTTGGAGTAAATTGAATTGAGTAAAGCCAGTCATGTAATTAAGTTAACTCATTTACTTTGTTCTTTCCTTCCAGAATCATTTGGCTGTGTGTCAGTTTGCCACTGTGCCTTGTCCGCAGTGCCAGCAGCCTATAAGAAAGGGCTACCTAGAGGAGCACAAAACTGTTGAGTGCCAAAGAAGGCCCATGTCTTGCCCAGACTGTGTGGCATCCTTTGTTTTTGAGGATAAAGAGGTACTGCTGTCTCACTACCAGGCATGAGATTGTGTGAAATATAGCTataagttaaaaagaaaaaaatatatttaaaaaaggcaaatcaTAAAAGGTTTTATAAGCAAACCTTGTCCTcgatgacatttaaaaaaaaaattatttatgaatcTACGCAAAGACATAGGATAAACACCACTTCAATCTAGTAGCAATTTTCAATTGCATGTTGTACACATCATTATAGCTTTTGCAATTCTTCCCTTTATAGAAGTAAATCAAGTTAGCTAGGCTAACTTTCTGGGTAGCCACTGTAGCTACCCAGCTCAGCTGCTCTGCAGTCATTTTGCCCTTATTTTGTCAACtggtgattaaaaataaaaatcagtccAATAATTTTTTCCTATATCTGCTTATTTCTTGGAGAGTTGTTGAGtagtttgaaaatgtctggagtAATAGGTAGGTTTCCACAACAAGTCAGTCTGTTGTGGACAGTGAAATTTGCCCTTTTTTAATGCAAAGGAAATGTGTAGGGAACTTCTCTAAGCCTGCTGCACTGCATTGTGAAGTAATATGTGGGACCTGGGTATCACTGTGCTATTCTATGTTCCATATAGCTCTGGCATGAAGGACTTTAAAAGTACCTACCAATAAAATCAGTACTACATTTAATGCATCTGGCCTAACAGGAGGTACTTGGTACCACCATTGTTTAGGTATTTTTACAAGATGATGAGATTGCAACCAGTGGTGTAAACTtagtttgcattattttgtgctTGTGTAAGCAGATTTTCACTAGTGCAAACAAGTTTTGTAcattaatatataattttaaaaaatctaaatctataCTCCATAAAGGTTCACAATGGCTAAGGcagttgtgtatttatttatttatttttattaatgcagTTTGTTCATAATTTGGTATTTCACTAAGTGCTGAGAGAGATGCTGTTCTAAAAACTTAAttgttcatttgaaaatgtattatgaTTATGCTTTAAATTGCTCAGAACATAAAAAATTGCTTAGAacataaaaaaagctaaaaaaatgttCCGTGCTTACCAAGTGCTCTTAGTGAGCTCATTATGatttctgtaaaattaatttttaacatttgtcaCTTTAGTATATCAGTAACTGCCTCATACCTATTTATTACTGTTTAACAGTACTGATGATGACAAGGGTTGGTCTTTTAATCTCATTCTGGTTTGTCGCTTAGCTACATGAGCAGCAGTGCCCATTTGCCAGCGTGAGGTGCCAATACTGTGAGATGGATCTGATCAGAGACCAGGTGAGAGTCACAGTTGTGTCTGGTGCAGGAAATGAGCTGTAAGCTGTAAGGCTTACTTACAACTAACAGCTTCCCCTTTGCTCAAACTTTAGGGAACTGTTCCTCATGTAGTCAATACACACATGCAATTGAATTACAATATGTTGGCTCCGTTGTAAAATCCGAAGTTTATGGTGCTTTGttatactttttatttacacatttaatgctgtttttgttaaataaacatgattCATGTTATGTTTTTCAGATGGAATCCCATTGTGATATAGATTGCCCAAAAGCCCCCATTGCCTGTAACTTTAGCATGTTTGGCTGTAAGGAGAGGGtatgtgatttgttttgttacaCAATTAAATGAATATATTTCTAAGAGTGTCTGACCACAAACTGTTTTTACTTTACAGATGCAGCGACATGACCTGGCTCAGCACATGCAAGAGTTCACACAGATGCACATGCGTTACATGGCGGAGTCCTTGCGTGGCCTCAGTCTCAATGGCACGTCGCCCAAACCTCTCAGAACTCTAGGGCCGTCCATTTTGGCCGAGGATATTGGCGCTGCAGCACCAGCGGCAGCCTGCGGCGGGCTCAGAGGAGCTGTGAGCTGCAGCATCAGCTCCGCCGCACCCCAGCCCACCGATGAGATGCAGAGGATCAGAGAGATGGATGGGCGATTGGTGAAGCAGGATCACCAGCTGCGTGAGCTCATCATACTGAAAGAGACACAAGTAAGAGCTTACCAACTGCTCTTAGTGATCTCATTAGGATTTCTGTAAAATATCTCCACTGATTAAAATCACAGTTTCAGTCCAATCAGCAAaccactgaaatgttttttttatgagttaGATGAACTTTATATCAATAATTCTGAATAAACGTGAGTGTGTCTTTTCAGTCAGATTAGCTACAATTAATGGCATGGTAATTTCAGTCCCTTATTGTAGAAATGCTGGTATATTTCTCTCTGTCTAGCCGTTGCATTACTTCTGCCTGCGTGTTATGTAGGCTTACGTTTGACTTTACTTCGTAAACTTTGCATGTAGGTCAGCAGAAcattgttttttccttttgggagccaaaaatatgttaattataTCACTTTAACAGGTATCATATTAGATCTCTGCTAATAAGTATGTTTCTTTCAGAAAGAAACTGCTTTGCATGATCTCACTCGCAacatattcattttatttcacctCTCACTCATTTTTgagttatatttttgtaataaaaaaaatattggtgcCAAATCTTAGGCTCTGAATGCACACGCAACATATTGCAGCGCCACAAAAAATGATGTAGTGGGTGTGCTGGGACAATAGGCGGGGCTGGAATAGtgacagagaacaaaaacataGACTGTCACCACATTTATTTATGAGAGTGAGGTGCATTCAggatagagagagagatggagctacaacattatcatttttttttttttgttgtgattgTTATTTTGCTTTCCCAATTCTAGGTATATTATGTATGTATTCCATAAATGTGAAGAATTTTCAATGTTCAGTTATATAAAAACTTACAACATAAAAGTGAGGTTTTGAAATGTATCCACTCTCGGAACTGGTTTCAAAAATGATCGTTTCTGGTCTCCCAAGAGTCCGAATCTGTGTGGACTCAGCCTAAAAGTCAAAAACTTTTTGCAAGTGCACCTCTCTGTTTGGGCGGGGCCTTAGATTTCATGTATGAAAAATTAGGATTTGGATGAGGATTGGTCAGTGATTTAAATGAAAggcaacatttttgtaaataaatgctCAAGACGGAGTTGTCACCTGTTGCTATCTCCATTCAAAGAAAGACTTTCTTCTCATTTTAGCcaagttttcacttttttaaaaagaagagatTACTTTATAACTTCAAGTTAAGACTGATGGATTATGATACGCTACTTAATTTACTTATTATGTTATTACTAACCTTATGCTCCATGTCATTGGCAGGCAGGGCAGCTTGCGGAGCTGCGTCGTAGGGTCTCAATGCTGGAGGAAACCGTGAAGGAGCTGGAGGCCCAGCAGTGCCACGGCATCTTCATCTGGCGCCTCAGAGGTTTCTCTACCCTCCTGCGCAACCAAGAAGCAGGCATGACAGTGGTCGAGCACAGCCCTGGCTTCTACACAGGCCGTCCAGGCTACAAGTTATGTCTGCGCTTACACCTGCAGACGCCCAACGCCCCACGCTGCTCCAACTTCATCTCCCTTTTTGTCCACACTATGCAAGGAGCTTTTGACGGGCAGCTGACTTGGCCTCTTCAAGGAACGATCCGGCTTGCCATCTTAGACCAGGGACCCGAGTGTCAGCATCACATGGAGGTCATGGAGACAAAGCCAGACCTGCAAGCCTTCCAGAAACCTGTGATTGCACGCAATCCTAAAGGATTTGGCTACGTCACTTTTTTGCATCTGCAACAGCTGAGTCAGAAAGCTTTTTTGAAAGATGACACTCTGCTGATCCGCTGCGAGGTGACGCCACGCTTTGATAGCACGTTTCATCGGGAGGGC
This genomic stretch from Xiphophorus hellerii strain 12219 chromosome 4, Xiphophorus_hellerii-4.1, whole genome shotgun sequence harbors:
- the traf6 gene encoding TNF receptor-associated factor 6 codes for the protein MACCESNKGSLEEDSYDGPVGPLSECALLMQEKERESLLSPSESPGTLMNSSSSSLQNTAPLQGYDVEFDPPLESKYECPICLMALRNAIQTRCGHRFCKSCIEKSIRDAGQRCPVDNEMLSEDQLFPDNFAKREILSLTVRCPNSGCTDKMELRHLENHLAVCQFATVPCPQCQQPIRKGYLEEHKTVECQRRPMSCPDCVASFVFEDKELHEQQCPFASVRCQYCEMDLIRDQMESHCDIDCPKAPIACNFSMFGCKERMQRHDLAQHMQEFTQMHMRYMAESLRGLSLNGTSPKPLRTLGPSILAEDIGAAAPAAACGGLRGAVSCSISSAAPQPTDEMQRIREMDGRLVKQDHQLRELIILKETQAGQLAELRRRVSMLEETVKELEAQQCHGIFIWRLRGFSTLLRNQEAGMTVVEHSPGFYTGRPGYKLCLRLHLQTPNAPRCSNFISLFVHTMQGAFDGQLTWPLQGTIRLAILDQGPECQHHMEVMETKPDLQAFQKPVIARNPKGFGYVTFLHLQQLSQKAFLKDDTLLIRCEVTPRFDSTFHREGAAVQPRGPEASISKE